TTAGCCTCCATTGAATAGTAATCTTGCCACAAGCTCACATTTTGGCCGTAAGTAGCAAGTGCAGATTCATATAACTTGCGGGCATTTACAATGCCATCTTTATCACCAACAGATGAAAGATTTGATTCCAATTCAATGCAATCTCTGTATATAGCAAGACCAGGATGTGGCAACGCAAGAAATCTGTAATTGAAACATGATAGAAGTTTAGAAAGCTGTAGTTAGGGCAACTACAAGAAGTAATATTATTAAATCCATGCACCAAAGAAtgtggaaaatttgaaaaaaatcataaaataaatgcTCGGTAACTCAGAAACTCGCGACATACTGTTTATACATCTCTCTTGCTTGCTGAACTCCATCCTTTTGAAGAACAAAATTAACGATAGCAGAAGAGAGGGAAAATCCATTTTCACTGCCACCATCTCTAGCTAACGAAACAAGAGAAATCTCTACCAGCTTGTCAAAAAAACGCTTCTGATTTGCAAAGAACTTGAGGGCCTGCAATATGAGATAATGTCAAGAAGATCCCAAACACCTTTCAAAGAACATTATTTTGGTGTATACGATAAATACATGAATTGGACCCAATTCAACTCAATTTAGTCCAACAAAAACATATGGCACATGTTTTCAACTAGGACTAAAGCTCCCAGGCCATTCATATTTAAGATATTTaccttaaaaaattgaaaattaaaatttgatttttttttagaatttttaaattcttgGGAGTTATTTTATGTATTGAGCTTCCCACTACTCTTTATCCAAGCACAATATAAATGGGATTAAAGCTGTGTTCAATTGAAGTGTGCTCAGCATTATACATAATATGAAATTAAGAACCAACAGTAGTTCAAAAGCATAGAACCACCAAGGAGAACAGGATTGTAAGTGACTAAGATGGTGCAAACACCAGATTAATGTTGATTAATTCCATTGGTCTAGATTATGGATTTGAGCCTAgtagaattttattttcttttgagggTTTAAAGAGATTCTTTTTGTGAACACCAGATTATGATTTGATTCCCCCctccaacccccccccccacccccaccccctcccTTTTTTGCCCCTTCTTGCAACTCTATTCTGCATCATAAGAAGGTGGAGGCCTCATGAGAGTTCTGCTACATGAGCTTGGACAAGCCACTCTCTATAATCAGTTCAAGGATATTTATAGTAGCTGACAATTGAGTGTAGATCAACGAAAACCTTTGTTGAGCATCCACAATCAAATTGCAGAAGATTAAATCACACAATGATACAAATGCTGTGACAGACGATCATAATCATCTGAACTGCAACAGCAGATAACTGAAAATTATATGGGTAAATGACAACATACCATTAGCCACAAGCTTTCAGCTTTCGAAACGGACACTTTCGGCAGAACTTTTGTTAGAAGTTCAAAAATGGATTGTAGATCAGCTTTACTTGGAGAAGAAGAATCCTTCGTAATGCATCTAATTTCTATTGAGACCCTTAATAGCCATAACTGTGCTGAATCTGATAGTTTTCCACTGCAAACCTTTTCTGCCAGTTTCCTAGCTTCATCCAATTGTCCCAATTGCAAATATAATGAAACATGTTGGCAAGCAAGGTCCTCTGTAATGTAACCCATTGTTTCAGCCTTCTCATATACCATCAAAAGATGTGAAGTATAATTTACAGTATGACTGGGTAGCAAAGAATTTTGGCCTTCTTGTTCTGGGGGAGCAATAACACCCATCAAAAACTTTGCATACAGATTAAACATCATGGCTGAAGGTACAGTATTTAAAGCCTCCTCATAAACCTATACAAGGAAAAGCATCAAATCCAACCGTTAGATTTATATAGTAAAAAGACAGGCCTACATTCGGAACATGCATGTATGTCTATTTCAATTTCCTAGTAAGGAAAGGATCTAGATGTTTGTCAAGCTATCACAATGCAGGACCAATTAGTCACACCAGTAGAAGATTTCAGTAGTTCAAAGGTTATACCTGAATTGTTTTTTGCACCTGAGAGAGCACAATTTCTTGTTCACTTGTGCCTAGTGTACTTTTAGGATCAACGCTTTCAAGTTTTGCAAGCCAGTCCCAATATTCTGGTTCTGTTGAAAAATCTCTCTTCATGTCATTCAGCATCTCCTCACGCTTTTCTTCAGAATGTGCTAGGTCTGTTGCTTCCAATATCTCAAACAACCGCTTTCTCAGGCTAAAACTAGAAGGGAGAGCTTTGACTGCTGCACTATAGATAG
The sequence above is drawn from the Castanea sativa cultivar Marrone di Chiusa Pesio chromosome 5, ASM4071231v1 genome and encodes:
- the LOC142636984 gene encoding uncharacterized protein LOC142636984, encoding MADVVQYQLERMVNELDDFERRGLFTRREIAEIVKQRRKYEYRLKRPSPLKQDYLAYIDYETQLDLLRRLRKKSVARELKAKGNMKMKQYHSDFAGVTRIVEIFRLAVTRFKGDIDLWFRYLEFCRLKRNGRMKKVLAQVIRFHPKVPGVWIYAAAWEFDHNLNVAAARALMQSGLRVCPTSEDLWVEYLRMELTYLNKLKARKVALGEDEGTLVRDNRLADEKEWREENKDLFMSLKDEEEKNDGANVENEGLKMKVDLFRQQGLSVLETIYSAAVKALPSSFSLRKRLFEILEATDLAHSEEKREEMLNDMKRDFSTEPEYWDWLAKLESVDPKSTLGTSEQEIVLSQVQKTIQVYEEALNTVPSAMMFNLYAKFLMGVIAPPEQEGQNSLLPSHTVNYTSHLLMVYEKAETMGYITEDLACQHVSLYLQLGQLDEARKLAEKVCSGKLSDSAQLWLLRVSIEIRCITKDSSSPSKADLQSIFELLTKVLPKVSVSKAESLWLMALKFFANQKRFFDKLVEISLVSLARDGGSENGFSLSSAIVNFVLQKDGVQQAREMYKQFLALPHPGLAIYRDCIELESNLSSVGDKDGIVNARKLYESALATYGQNVSLWQDYYSMEAKMGTSETATAVHWRARKTLKDSIALIAPLNL